A section of the Microbacterium sp. MM2322 genome encodes:
- the coaA gene encoding type I pantothenate kinase, which translates to MSPDETPTTIDSLYREIPRAEWARMAAGMEQPLTETEVVQLRGIGDRLDITEVREVYLPLSRLLSLYASATKRLGADTAGFVGEEDATTPFIVAVAGSVAVGKSTAARLLRELMSRWPGTPRVELITTDGFLYPNAELERRGIMDRKGFPESYDRRALVEFLVAVKSGAAEVRAPYYSHMRYDIIPDAQVTVRRPDVIIVEGLNVLASAPNPHDIAVSELFDFSIYVDADVDHIEQWYVDRFLALREAAFSNPNSFFKVFADISDDEAVSLALGFWNDINLPNLRENVEPTRHRAKLVLRKAADHTVETVRLRKL; encoded by the coding sequence ATGTCCCCCGATGAGACGCCGACGACCATCGACTCGTTGTACCGCGAGATCCCCCGCGCCGAGTGGGCTCGCATGGCCGCAGGCATGGAGCAGCCCCTCACCGAGACCGAGGTCGTGCAGCTGCGGGGCATCGGCGATCGCCTCGACATCACCGAGGTGCGCGAGGTCTACCTCCCGCTCAGTCGGCTGTTGTCGCTCTACGCATCGGCGACGAAGCGCCTCGGCGCCGACACCGCGGGCTTCGTCGGCGAGGAGGATGCGACGACGCCGTTCATCGTCGCGGTCGCTGGATCGGTCGCCGTCGGCAAGTCGACGGCCGCCCGACTGCTGCGCGAACTGATGAGCCGCTGGCCCGGCACGCCGCGCGTCGAACTGATCACGACCGACGGGTTCCTGTACCCCAACGCCGAGCTCGAGCGGCGCGGGATCATGGACCGCAAGGGCTTTCCCGAGTCGTACGACCGGCGTGCGCTCGTCGAGTTCCTCGTCGCGGTCAAGTCGGGTGCCGCGGAGGTCCGCGCCCCGTACTACTCCCACATGCGGTACGACATCATCCCCGACGCCCAGGTCACCGTCCGTCGGCCCGATGTCATCATCGTCGAAGGGCTGAACGTCCTCGCATCGGCGCCGAACCCGCACGACATCGCCGTCAGCGAGCTGTTCGACTTCTCGATCTACGTCGACGCCGACGTCGACCACATCGAGCAGTGGTACGTGGACCGCTTCCTCGCCCTCCGCGAGGCGGCGTTCTCCAACCCGAACTCGTTCTTCAAGGTCTTCGCCGACATCTCCGACGACGAGGCCGTCTCCCTCGCCCTCGGCTTCTGGAACGACATCAACCTCCCCAACCTGCGCGAGAACGTCGAGCCCACCCGCCACCGGGCGAAGCTCGTCCTCCGGAAGGCCGCCGACCACACCGTCGAGACGGTGCGGCTCCGCAAGCTCTGA
- a CDS encoding cellulase family glycosylhydrolase gives MWRRVLAVATALVLAASVGVTATPSSAEAAGPSWYKTKGSRVVNATTGNNVTLRATSWFGMETDTCAPHGLWSISLDQGMAQIAGMGFNTVRLPFANECLTRTSANSVSRDLNPKLATASPLKIMDAVIATARKYNMRVILDRHRPGTDAQSELWYTKKYSEKRWISDWQMLAKRYKKEPTVIGVDLHNEPRGPACWGCGVASRDWRAAATRAGNAIHQVNPKLLIIVEGVQYGPDGSATWWGGNLRGVAKKPVILKVKNRVVYSPHEYPSSISDQPWFHTRDYPNNLRSVWERNWGFIATKGIAPVFVGEFGTKLQTRSDKQWLAKLVGYLKDRHISWAYWSFNPNSGDTGGLLKDDWYTRDKAKLAALKPILTPKKVPYPAAPAPTPAPLPPQPSPQPSQPGTSPPPAVGQSSSASSNGVSATLTVSSAWPGKYQIALALTASSGVKVRSWTASWASPGATGADSAWGMTCRVTSPGKASARVSCSGAEWGVANLSQGARVEVGAILNAPKPPAKPTLSFSVGR, from the coding sequence ATGTGGCGACGCGTGCTTGCGGTAGCGACCGCGCTGGTGCTCGCGGCATCCGTCGGCGTCACCGCGACCCCCTCGTCGGCCGAGGCTGCGGGACCGAGCTGGTACAAGACGAAGGGCTCCCGCGTCGTCAACGCGACGACGGGCAACAACGTCACGCTCCGGGCGACGTCGTGGTTCGGCATGGAGACCGACACCTGCGCGCCGCACGGCCTGTGGTCGATCAGTCTCGACCAGGGCATGGCTCAGATCGCCGGCATGGGGTTCAACACGGTCCGCCTGCCCTTCGCGAACGAATGCCTGACCCGCACGTCGGCGAACTCGGTCAGCCGGGACCTCAACCCGAAGCTGGCGACGGCGTCGCCGCTGAAGATCATGGATGCCGTCATCGCGACGGCCCGCAAGTACAATATGCGCGTCATCCTGGACCGCCACCGCCCGGGCACCGATGCCCAGTCGGAGCTCTGGTATACGAAGAAGTACTCCGAGAAGCGGTGGATCTCGGACTGGCAGATGCTCGCCAAGCGGTACAAGAAGGAACCCACCGTCATCGGCGTCGACCTGCACAACGAGCCGCGCGGCCCGGCCTGCTGGGGCTGCGGAGTGGCTTCTCGCGACTGGCGCGCGGCCGCGACGCGCGCGGGGAATGCGATCCATCAGGTCAACCCGAAACTGCTGATCATCGTCGAAGGCGTCCAGTACGGACCCGACGGCAGCGCCACCTGGTGGGGCGGCAACCTGCGCGGTGTCGCGAAGAAGCCGGTCATCCTGAAGGTGAAGAACCGCGTCGTGTACTCGCCGCACGAGTACCCGTCGTCGATCTCGGATCAGCCGTGGTTCCACACCCGGGACTACCCGAACAACCTCCGCAGCGTGTGGGAACGGAACTGGGGTTTCATCGCGACGAAGGGCATCGCCCCGGTGTTCGTCGGCGAATTCGGGACGAAGCTGCAGACGAGGTCCGACAAGCAGTGGCTCGCGAAGCTGGTGGGCTACCTGAAGGACCGTCACATCAGCTGGGCCTACTGGTCGTTCAACCCGAACAGCGGCGACACCGGCGGCCTGCTGAAGGACGACTGGTACACCCGCGACAAGGCGAAGCTGGCGGCGCTGAAGCCGATCCTCACGCCGAAGAAGGTCCCGTACCCGGCTGCTCCCGCGCCGACGCCGGCGCCGCTACCTCCGCAGCCCTCCCCGCAGCCGTCGCAGCCGGGAACCTCCCCTCCTCCCGCGGTCGGCCAGTCGTCGAGCGCCTCGTCCAACGGTGTCTCCGCCACTCTCACCGTGTCGAGCGCCTGGCCGGGCAAGTACCAGATCGCCCTCGCCCTCACCGCTTCGTCGGGCGTGAAGGTGAGGTCGTGGACCGCATCCTGGGCTTCTCCCGGCGCGACGGGGGCGGACAGCGCCTGGGGCATGACGTGCCGCGTCACGAGTCCCGGTAAGGCGAGCGCGCGCGTGAGCTGCTCGGGTGCCGAGTGGGGTGTCGCGAACCTGTCGCAGGGCGCGCGGGTCGAGGTGGGCGCGATCCTGAACGCGCCGAAACCTCCGGCGAAGCCGACACTGTCGTTCTCCGTCGGCCGCTAG
- a CDS encoding Ppx/GppA phosphatase family protein: protein MRLGVLDIGSNTVHLLVADVRPGGRPLATTSNRTVLRLMRHLTPDGSISAEGVDALVRAVTDARRVAERENVVELLATATSAVREATNGAEVIAHIEAALGQDLQVLGGEAEARFTFLAVRRWFGWSAGQILLFDIGGGSLELAAGSDELPEVAASVPLGAGRMTVEYLHDDPPGEDAVERLREHAKATLKPVVAQMASQPSPEHVVGSSKAIRSLAKLVGYPAPGWAGTERMVLPRGALGSWIPRLARIPASARQELPGITADRTFQIVAGAVVLHTAMTALQVDELEVSPWALREGVLLRYIESLSWNAPTA, encoded by the coding sequence GTGCGCCTCGGAGTCCTCGATATCGGTTCGAACACCGTCCACCTGCTGGTAGCTGATGTGCGCCCCGGGGGACGACCCCTCGCGACGACGAGCAACCGCACCGTGCTGCGCCTCATGCGCCATCTCACACCCGACGGATCGATCAGCGCGGAGGGCGTCGACGCTCTCGTCCGTGCCGTGACCGATGCCCGCCGGGTCGCGGAGCGCGAGAACGTCGTCGAACTGCTCGCGACCGCGACGAGCGCCGTTCGCGAAGCCACCAACGGTGCCGAGGTCATCGCGCACATCGAGGCGGCGCTCGGGCAGGACCTGCAGGTGCTCGGCGGCGAGGCCGAGGCGCGATTCACCTTCCTCGCCGTGCGGCGCTGGTTCGGCTGGTCGGCCGGCCAGATCCTGCTCTTCGACATCGGGGGCGGCTCACTCGAACTCGCTGCGGGAAGCGACGAGCTGCCGGAGGTCGCGGCATCCGTCCCGCTCGGTGCCGGCCGGATGACGGTCGAGTACCTGCACGACGACCCGCCGGGAGAGGATGCCGTCGAGCGCCTGCGCGAGCATGCGAAAGCGACCCTGAAGCCGGTCGTGGCGCAGATGGCGTCGCAACCCTCCCCCGAGCACGTCGTCGGCTCGTCGAAGGCGATCCGTTCGCTCGCGAAGCTCGTCGGGTACCCGGCGCCGGGGTGGGCGGGCACCGAGCGCATGGTGCTGCCGCGCGGGGCGCTCGGGTCGTGGATCCCGCGGCTCGCTCGGATCCCGGCATCCGCTCGGCAGGAGTTGCCGGGGATCACGGCGGACCGCACCTTCCAGATCGTCGCGGGGGCGGTCGTGCTCCACACCGCGATGACGGCGCTGCAGGTCGACGAGCTCGAGGTGTCGCCATGGGCGCTCCGCGAGGGCGTCCTGCTGCGCTACATCGAGTCGCTCAGCTGGAATGCGCCGACGGCCTGA
- a CDS encoding SDR family oxidoreductase, which yields MTDQYTFDNPVTRYARVEPAVQHQPEPGVQARMTPVPDLGEHTYRGTGRLQGRKALVTGGDSGIGAAAAIAFAREGADVVIVHLPDEQEDADHVLQVIADAGVRGHAIAADITDPERCRALVAEAAEFLGGIDILVSNAGKQVAVSRVEDLSDEQFRTTFETNVFAFFWIVKAALAHMPAGASIISTASLEAYKPAPDRLDYAATKAAVNNLSKGLAQQLAPRGIRVNVVAPGPVWSALQVSDGVSDEQMAAFDEENEYKRAGQPAEIAPAFVFLASAESSYVSGETLNVNGGMVTP from the coding sequence ATGACCGACCAGTACACGTTCGACAACCCCGTCACGCGCTACGCACGCGTCGAGCCTGCCGTGCAGCATCAGCCCGAGCCGGGCGTGCAGGCGCGGATGACGCCGGTGCCGGACCTCGGCGAGCACACCTACCGCGGCACCGGCCGGTTGCAGGGGCGCAAGGCGCTCGTCACCGGAGGCGACTCGGGAATCGGCGCCGCCGCCGCGATCGCCTTCGCCCGTGAGGGCGCCGACGTCGTCATCGTCCATCTGCCGGACGAGCAGGAGGATGCCGACCACGTCCTGCAGGTCATCGCCGACGCCGGCGTCCGCGGTCACGCGATCGCCGCCGACATCACCGACCCCGAGCGCTGCCGGGCCCTCGTCGCCGAGGCTGCCGAGTTCCTCGGCGGCATCGACATCCTGGTCAGCAACGCCGGCAAGCAGGTCGCCGTCAGCCGGGTCGAGGACCTCTCGGACGAGCAGTTCCGCACCACCTTCGAGACGAACGTGTTCGCCTTCTTCTGGATCGTGAAGGCCGCCCTCGCCCATATGCCGGCCGGGGCATCCATCATCAGCACGGCTTCGCTCGAGGCCTACAAGCCTGCGCCCGACCGGCTCGACTACGCGGCGACGAAGGCGGCGGTCAATAACCTCTCGAAGGGTCTCGCACAGCAGCTGGCGCCGCGCGGCATCCGGGTCAACGTCGTCGCGCCCGGCCCGGTGTGGTCCGCGCTCCAGGTGAGCGACGGCGTCTCGGACGAGCAGATGGCAGCCTTCGACGAGGAGAACGAGTACAAGCGCGCCGGCCAGCCTGCCGAGATCGCGCCCGCCTTCGTCTTCCTCGCGTCGGCAGAGTCGAGTTACGTCTCGGGCGAGACCCTCAACGTCAACGGCGGCATGGTCACGCCCTGA
- a CDS encoding alpha/beta hydrolase encodes MPSAATPSHECTVFFLPGLGLDASAVSAIAAAADARLRIVAVDLLDRGRAASVDDLADTALERIAAAADGGPFLVCGHSLGGKVAGRVMARVLAGTEPVFGLAGAVLLAPSPPAPEPMPDSTRAEMLETAQGEHLSREDAAAFIAANVAAPLAADLHDAAIDAVVRQPASAWRDWLTAGSLEDATSLVGVLDLPVVVLAGEEDDALGADAQPELVADVYPRARVERMPGVGHLLPYEAPERVAAVLMTTWQAIRAGAPVVPTEWGRVLASTRVDVAVRRALAHRAIADDLERAPRTLSRAQVQTLRELAARLVPQGEGGAIDLALRVDDLLADDGGDGWRPAGSPVDAVAYGLGLDAIAAVWPSEAAGQRDLIARIVAEGIPADGLGADGIRSWFEDARNDLLRVWLSHPASLVRIGFDGFAIGGMGPRPAGWAEISAGRREPWEPSGLGETVTEGVA; translated from the coding sequence GTGCCGAGCGCCGCAACCCCTTCTCACGAGTGCACCGTCTTCTTCCTCCCGGGGTTGGGGCTGGATGCCTCGGCTGTCAGCGCGATCGCGGCGGCAGCGGACGCGCGGCTCCGCATCGTGGCGGTCGATCTGCTCGACCGGGGGCGCGCGGCATCCGTCGACGACCTCGCCGACACCGCGCTCGAGCGCATCGCTGCGGCGGCTGACGGCGGCCCGTTCCTCGTCTGCGGACACAGCCTCGGCGGCAAGGTCGCCGGGCGGGTGATGGCGCGCGTGCTGGCCGGCACCGAGCCCGTGTTCGGGCTCGCGGGTGCCGTGCTCCTCGCCCCGTCTCCGCCGGCTCCCGAGCCGATGCCGGACTCCACGCGCGCGGAGATGCTCGAGACCGCGCAGGGCGAGCACCTGTCGCGGGAGGATGCCGCCGCTTTCATCGCCGCGAATGTCGCCGCGCCGCTGGCCGCCGACCTGCACGACGCGGCGATCGATGCGGTCGTGCGGCAGCCGGCATCCGCGTGGCGTGACTGGCTCACCGCGGGCAGCCTCGAAGACGCGACCTCGCTCGTGGGCGTGCTCGATCTGCCCGTCGTCGTGCTGGCGGGCGAAGAGGACGACGCCCTCGGCGCCGACGCGCAGCCGGAGCTCGTGGCGGACGTCTACCCCCGCGCCCGGGTAGAGCGGATGCCCGGTGTCGGGCACCTGCTGCCGTACGAGGCTCCCGAGCGGGTCGCGGCGGTGCTCATGACGACATGGCAGGCGATCCGCGCCGGGGCCCCGGTCGTCCCCACGGAGTGGGGGCGTGTGCTCGCGTCGACGCGGGTCGACGTCGCAGTGCGGCGCGCTCTCGCGCATCGCGCGATCGCCGACGACCTCGAGCGAGCACCGCGGACGCTGAGCCGTGCGCAGGTGCAGACACTGCGGGAGCTGGCCGCGCGCCTGGTTCCGCAGGGCGAGGGCGGGGCGATCGATCTCGCGCTGCGCGTCGACGACCTGCTCGCCGACGACGGCGGAGATGGTTGGCGTCCGGCGGGATCACCGGTCGACGCCGTCGCGTACGGCCTCGGTCTCGACGCCATCGCTGCGGTCTGGCCGAGCGAGGCGGCCGGCCAGCGTGATCTGATCGCGCGGATCGTCGCCGAGGGTATCCCCGCGGACGGGCTCGGTGCCGACGGCATCCGTTCGTGGTTCGAGGATGCGCGGAACGATCTGCTGCGCGTCTGGCTGTCGCACCCCGCATCGTTGGTGAGGATCGGGTTCGACGGTTTCGCGATCGGCGGCATGGGTCCGCGTCCTGCGGGATGGGCCGAGATCTCAGCGGGCCGGAGAGAGCCGTGGGAGCCGTCGGGGCTGGGCGAGACGGTGACGGAGGGAGTCGCATGA
- a CDS encoding GMC family oxidoreductase, producing MTGDQRRVTDHPSMQRFDLDEVVDVVVVGTGAGGAPLLARLAAAGLRVVALEAGPDFAPSEFTPDELESTKINWMSERLSGGEDPTAFGPNNSGFGVGGSTLHWGAFTPRPDARDLRLRSDTGEGRDWPIDHAELIRYIERVESDIGVSGPAHYPWDPSRRYAYPPVRRNGSSDVMIRGCEALGITATDGPAAIITRDRDQPHYGRRLATLDNGDIHQGDRFGAKATTANTYLPAAVAAGAEVRPDSFVHGIERDAAGRVTAVVYRSGGVERRQRCAALVLAAGGVETPRLLLHTGIANGNGAVGRGFMAHGGVQVWGRFDEPIRGYRGYPSSIISEDFVRPEGVDFVGGYLLQSLGVMPLNFGAQLVRGAGLWGDDLMSAIDEYPFSAGIGINGDCLPDDGNALTLSDELAEDGIPRAEISFSQGDNERAIDRHSVATMERILRAAGARSTRVTQRTAHTLGTARMSDDPEDGVVDASGRSHEVDNLWICDNSTFPSALTANPALTQMALALRTADLMLAAR from the coding sequence ATGACCGGCGACCAGCGCCGGGTGACGGATCACCCGAGCATGCAGAGGTTCGACCTGGACGAGGTCGTCGACGTCGTCGTGGTGGGCACGGGCGCCGGTGGCGCTCCTCTGCTCGCGCGTCTCGCGGCGGCGGGGCTGCGCGTCGTGGCGCTCGAGGCGGGTCCCGACTTCGCACCCAGCGAGTTCACTCCCGACGAGTTGGAATCCACGAAGATCAACTGGATGTCGGAGCGTCTGAGCGGCGGCGAGGATCCGACGGCGTTCGGCCCGAACAACAGCGGTTTCGGCGTCGGCGGCAGCACCCTGCATTGGGGCGCCTTCACTCCCCGACCCGACGCGCGCGACCTGCGCCTGCGCTCCGACACCGGCGAGGGCCGCGACTGGCCGATCGATCACGCGGAACTGATCCGCTACATCGAGCGGGTCGAGTCCGACATCGGCGTGAGCGGTCCGGCGCACTACCCGTGGGACCCGTCGCGCCGCTACGCCTATCCCCCGGTGCGTCGCAACGGATCGTCCGACGTGATGATCCGCGGGTGCGAGGCGCTCGGCATCACGGCGACCGACGGACCTGCGGCGATCATCACCCGCGACCGCGACCAGCCGCACTACGGCCGGCGTCTCGCGACGCTCGACAACGGCGACATCCACCAGGGCGACCGGTTCGGCGCGAAGGCCACCACCGCGAACACTTACCTGCCTGCCGCGGTGGCCGCCGGCGCCGAGGTGCGACCGGACTCGTTCGTCCACGGGATCGAACGGGATGCCGCGGGCCGTGTCACGGCCGTGGTGTACCGCTCGGGTGGTGTCGAGCGGCGGCAGCGGTGCGCGGCTCTGGTGCTGGCGGCCGGTGGGGTGGAGACTCCTCGACTGCTGCTGCACACGGGCATCGCGAACGGGAACGGCGCCGTGGGGCGCGGGTTCATGGCGCACGGCGGCGTGCAGGTGTGGGGCCGGTTCGACGAGCCGATCCGCGGGTATCGCGGGTATCCGTCGTCGATCATCAGCGAAGACTTCGTGCGCCCGGAGGGCGTCGACTTCGTCGGCGGATACCTGCTGCAGAGTCTTGGCGTCATGCCTCTCAACTTCGGCGCGCAGCTCGTGCGCGGCGCAGGGCTCTGGGGCGACGATCTCATGTCGGCGATCGACGAGTACCCGTTCAGCGCGGGCATCGGCATCAACGGCGACTGCCTGCCCGACGACGGCAACGCTCTGACGCTGAGCGACGAGCTCGCCGAAGACGGGATACCGAGGGCCGAGATCTCCTTCTCGCAGGGCGACAACGAGCGGGCCATCGACCGGCACAGCGTCGCGACGATGGAGCGGATCCTGCGGGCCGCGGGTGCGCGCAGCACCCGTGTCACGCAGCGGACCGCTCATACACTCGGCACCGCGCGCATGAGCGACGATCCCGAGGACGGCGTCGTCGACGCATCCGGTCGGTCCCACGAAGTGGACAACCTCTGGATCTGCGACAACTCGACGTTCCCGAGCGCGCTGACGGCGAATCCCGCGTTGACCCAGATGGCCCTCGCGCTGCGGACCGCCGACCTCATGCTCGCGGCCCGCTGA
- a CDS encoding carboxypeptidase regulatory-like domain-containing protein: protein MSARHRLLVRGSAVTAAWIIAMSGLLAAPQAATAASGVLTPTATLDTQNTSATLGGKVMDAKGAAVAGVGVTGATISGRVTDSNGKNLGGVMVEYARRIGSAVERIGNVKTSADGTYRFVGLMAGSYVVEFRPNETTNLIREWWRDAPNSSTAVAITLARGATVKNVDASLAAGGILSGRVTGPSGRALDGIRVTAVNTATGVSVQGGSDGTGAWSIRAVPPGTYRVDFAAPGDVNVNLVTEWWKNAPTAAAATTVTVSGRQRVANLDARLTSGGTIGGVVTGPSGARQADVQVFVYQAGRSIGHTYSKPDGSYLLQGLADGRYTLRFRPTDGGLAETWWKGQASSATAAPVTISGANDLRKMNATLPQGTRVTGTFRDSSGKAVSDGLVAAFRLVDGVWERVVDETADAAGKYTLSGLPAGTYTLEFTAWQEGRARAIWLGGKPSVNGAKRFTVGTPATLTGYNATAPRAVAAGSVTVSGTVRVGSTLTAVSRAWGRGASFAYQWYRDGEPIRGATRSTLALTPADFGTNIGVVVTGWSTGTSSVNVSQWMEDPVAAGRLVAPIPKVTGSAKVGSTLKAVPGTWTTGASLTYQWFAGGKPVSKATGSTYKIPSSLQGKKLTVTVTGKKSEYTTASATSAATTAVVR, encoded by the coding sequence ATGAGTGCACGGCACCGTCTTCTCGTGCGCGGTTCGGCGGTCACCGCCGCGTGGATCATCGCGATGTCGGGTCTCTTGGCCGCGCCGCAGGCTGCCACAGCGGCATCCGGTGTCCTGACTCCGACGGCAACGCTCGACACGCAGAACACGTCCGCGACGCTCGGTGGCAAGGTGATGGACGCGAAGGGGGCCGCGGTAGCGGGAGTCGGCGTCACCGGGGCCACTATCAGCGGTCGCGTTACCGACTCGAATGGCAAGAACCTCGGCGGTGTCATGGTCGAATATGCTCGCCGCATCGGATCCGCCGTAGAGCGGATCGGCAACGTGAAGACATCCGCCGATGGGACGTACAGGTTCGTCGGGCTGATGGCGGGCAGCTACGTCGTCGAGTTCCGGCCGAACGAAACGACCAATCTGATCAGAGAGTGGTGGCGCGACGCCCCCAACTCGTCCACCGCAGTGGCCATTACGCTCGCCCGCGGCGCCACGGTGAAGAACGTCGATGCGTCGCTGGCGGCGGGCGGCATCCTCTCCGGTCGTGTCACAGGACCTTCGGGACGCGCGCTGGACGGGATCCGGGTCACGGCCGTGAACACCGCGACCGGGGTTTCCGTGCAGGGTGGATCCGACGGCACCGGCGCGTGGAGTATCCGCGCGGTTCCGCCGGGAACCTATCGCGTGGACTTCGCGGCACCCGGCGACGTGAACGTCAACCTCGTGACCGAGTGGTGGAAAAACGCCCCCACCGCCGCCGCAGCGACGACTGTCACCGTTTCCGGCCGACAGAGAGTCGCGAATCTCGATGCACGCCTCACAAGCGGGGGCACCATCGGTGGGGTGGTGACGGGGCCGTCCGGGGCTCGCCAAGCGGACGTTCAGGTCTTCGTCTACCAGGCGGGTCGGTCGATCGGTCACACATACTCGAAGCCAGACGGGTCCTACCTGCTGCAAGGGCTCGCCGACGGGCGGTACACCCTCCGGTTCCGCCCGACCGACGGTGGTCTCGCCGAAACATGGTGGAAAGGGCAAGCCTCGAGCGCTACGGCGGCACCGGTCACGATCTCAGGAGCGAACGATCTCCGGAAGATGAACGCCACTCTGCCGCAGGGGACGCGCGTCACCGGTACGTTCCGGGATTCTTCGGGGAAGGCTGTCTCCGACGGATTGGTTGCCGCGTTCCGCCTCGTTGACGGCGTCTGGGAGCGAGTTGTCGACGAAACCGCGGACGCCGCCGGAAAGTACACCCTCAGCGGACTGCCGGCCGGAACGTACACGCTCGAATTCACTGCGTGGCAGGAGGGCAGAGCGCGCGCCATTTGGCTCGGCGGAAAACCGAGCGTCAACGGAGCCAAGCGGTTCACGGTGGGCACACCGGCGACCCTGACGGGATACAACGCGACGGCGCCCCGGGCTGTCGCGGCCGGAAGCGTCACGGTATCGGGAACTGTCCGTGTCGGCTCGACGCTGACCGCCGTGTCTCGCGCGTGGGGCCGTGGCGCCAGCTTCGCCTACCAGTGGTATCGAGACGGCGAGCCGATCCGCGGTGCAACCCGATCGACGCTCGCGTTGACCCCGGCCGACTTCGGAACCAACATCGGGGTTGTCGTCACCGGCTGGTCGACGGGAACGAGTTCCGTCAATGTGAGTCAGTGGATGGAAGACCCCGTAGCAGCCGGCAGGCTTGTGGCACCCATTCCGAAGGTGACCGGCTCGGCGAAAGTCGGTTCGACGTTGAAGGCTGTCCCCGGGACCTGGACCACCGGCGCCTCACTCACGTACCAGTGGTTCGCTGGTGGCAAGCCGGTCTCGAAGGCGACGGGATCGACGTACAAGATCCCGTCCTCCCTGCAGGGCAAGAAGCTCACTGTCACGGTCACCGGAAAGAAGAGCGAGTACACCACCGCGTCTGCAACATCTGCGGCGACCACAGCCGTTGTCCGGTGA